The sequence below is a genomic window from Thalassomonas haliotis.
TGGCAGTCAGCCAACAGCAAGCCGTTAACGGCAAACCAGCAAATTCTACTGGCGCAGGTACACTTCCAGCTGAAACAGTATCAGCATGCCGTAGGCTATATCGAACAGGCGCTTGCTGGCGCGCACAGTGTTGGCGATATTCCGAAAGAGAACTGGCTGGTACTGCAAAGGGCGGCTTATTACGAGCTGGGGCAAAGCGATAAGGTCACCTTAGTGATGGAAGCCCTGGTGCGCTATTACGATAAAGGCGAATACTGGCTGCAACTTGGCGGCATGTACGGTGAAACCGGGCAGGAAAAGAAACAGCTGGCGGTAATGGAAGCCGCCTGGCAAGCCGGTTACGTGGCTAAATCCAGCGATATTATCTCCCTGGCGCAACTCTACCTTTATCATGGCGTGCCTTATAAAGCGGCAAAATTACTTGATGAGGCGATTGAAAAGGGTGAGGTGACTGCCCAGACCCAGTACCTGGACTTGCTGGCGCAAGCTTATGTGCAGGCGAAAGAGGATAAAAAAGCCATTCCTGTGCTGCAAAAAGCCGCAGAAATTGCCGATAACGGCAAGTTTGATGAAAAGCTGGCCCAGACTTATTTGAACCTGGAGTTATGGTCACAAGCGATAACCAGTGCGGAAAAAGCCCTTGAACGCGGCCAGTTAAACCAGGAAACCAATATGTATCTGGTGCTTGGCATGGCGCAGTTTAATCTGCAAAATTATGATCAGGCGATTGTCGCCTTGCAAAGTGCTCAGGATGTTGCCGAGAAATCCGGACAAAGCCAGAAAATGGCGAAGCAGTGGCTGGCGTATGTTAAGCGGGAAAAAGGCCAGCAAATGAAGCTGGCAAAATTATAGCCCTGTGGGGCGATTATGTTCACCGGCGCGGTCAATCAAGCTTAAACCGGGTGACCGAGTCGCTTAAGGTGGTGGCCTGCTGCATAGTGCTGGTGGCCATTTCACCGTTTTCCCGGGCGCATTCATGGTTGCCCCGGGTATGATCCGAGAGTATGGTCAGGTTTTTACTGACATCTTCGGCAACCTGGCTCTGCTGCTCTGTGGCTGAAGCTGTCTGGGCGGCGACGTCGGCCACTCTCATGGCCGCGGCGCTGATGGCATCCAAAGCGGTTAAGGTTTTTTGCGATAAGGCTACCGTCGACTGGGTTGCGGCGTTACCGGTATTAATGGATTGTACCGCTTCATCCACGCCATTTTGCAGCGCTTCTATCATTTTTTGAATATCTTCGGTGCTTTGCTGGGTTTTGCTGGCCAGGTTGCGTACTTCATCGGCTACCACGGCAAATCCCCGCCCCTGTTCCCCGGCGCGGGCCGCTTCAATGGCGGCATTTAAGGCTAATAAGTTGGTTTGCTCGGCTATGCCCCGGATCACCCCCAATACCGAAGCTATATCGGTTGAGTTTTCCGAGAGCTTTACTATGACCTGGGTAGCATTGGCCACGGTTTCGGATAAAGCGGTAATTTCTGTTACTGTGGTTTGTGTGACTTGTTTGCCTTCATGGGTCAGATTGTTGACTTCTTTGATTTCGTTGGCGGTTTTTTGGGCATTTTCTGCGACTTCTTTGATGGCGTATGACATCTGGTTAACGGCCGTTACTATCATTTCGACGGATTCAAGCTGATGTAAACTGGTATCCTTGATATTGCCAGCCCCCTTATCCAGCTGATCGACTCCTTTTATCACCTGGGATGATTGTTCGACTATGGACTTTATCAACAGTGCCAGGCCATTGATTAATTCGTCCAAGTCATCGGCCACCAGGCCGATTTCATCTTTGCGCTTGCTGTTGATGCGTTTGGTCAGGTCACCGTCTCCCTGGTTCAGCCCCTTGAGTTCAAAGGATAAATGTTCCAGGGCATCGGCCATGGCCTTAGGGGCTGTTATGCCTGCGATTAAGGTCAAGAGGATGACGGTTGAACTGATGATCATCAGGGCATTTTGCTGGTTGTCCACGGATGCTATGGTGTCCTCGCTTAAGAGCAGGCTTTTTTTATCGGCAAGTTCACCGGCAATATTATAAAACTCCCTGAGCTGATCAAATGCCTGTTTTGAATGGCTGTCACTCTGGTTTTTTGCCGCGGCAATTTCTCCCTGTTTTACCAGGGTGAAGACCTTGGCAGATTCCTGTTGCCACTGCCGGTAAGTGGCTTCAAAGCGGCTGAGCTTAACCAGTATATCCGGATACATGGCCAGCAGCTGTTTGTATTTTGCCATGCGCTCACCGGCTTGAGCGGCATTTTCCTGGTAGGATTTAAAGTGTTTTTGTGCCTGGTTGCTGCCTGGCTCAGTGACCAGTATTTGTAGCTCAGCCACCCGGGCCTGGTAGAGATCCCGGTCGGCATTGATCACGGCAGAAATCGCCGGGTTAAAGCTTTGTCCCAGCAATACCATGACTTTTTCGGTTTTAGCCACCAGTAAGAAATTCATGGTGACCAGGATAATAAAAAATGCGGCGATACTGCAGAAAGTCGCGGTATAACGTATCCGGATACTGCTAAAATTCATGTTACAACCTGTGAGGCGGCCGTTAATTGAACAACTATAGCTCAGGAGTCGGCTTTTCGAAAATTCAGCTCTTT
It includes:
- a CDS encoding tetratricopeptide repeat protein translates to MNVKNHLLMLLTAGVMFTAPAISGIAGQAQAAEPVAAKQKKSLKVPAMRDRVYSQLARAQKLADEGDSAAGFAVLDKVKGRLDSLNSYEKAMLFNFYGFMFYAGDDIPSAVASFEQVVKEQQIPESLLLSTSYSLAQLHMQQDNYVGALAWLEKWQSANSKPLTANQQILLAQVHFQLKQYQHAVGYIEQALAGAHSVGDIPKENWLVLQRAAYYELGQSDKVTLVMEALVRYYDKGEYWLQLGGMYGETGQEKKQLAVMEAAWQAGYVAKSSDIISLAQLYLYHGVPYKAAKLLDEAIEKGEVTAQTQYLDLLAQAYVQAKEDKKAIPVLQKAAEIADNGKFDEKLAQTYLNLELWSQAITSAEKALERGQLNQETNMYLVLGMAQFNLQNYDQAIVALQSAQDVAEKSGQSQKMAKQWLAYVKREKGQQMKLAKL
- a CDS encoding methyl-accepting chemotaxis protein; translated protein: MNFSSIRIRYTATFCSIAAFFIILVTMNFLLVAKTEKVMVLLGQSFNPAISAVINADRDLYQARVAELQILVTEPGSNQAQKHFKSYQENAAQAGERMAKYKQLLAMYPDILVKLSRFEATYRQWQQESAKVFTLVKQGEIAAAKNQSDSHSKQAFDQLREFYNIAGELADKKSLLLSEDTIASVDNQQNALMIISSTVILLTLIAGITAPKAMADALEHLSFELKGLNQGDGDLTKRINSKRKDEIGLVADDLDELINGLALLIKSIVEQSSQVIKGVDQLDKGAGNIKDTSLHQLESVEMIVTAVNQMSYAIKEVAENAQKTANEIKEVNNLTHEGKQVTQTTVTEITALSETVANATQVIVKLSENSTDIASVLGVIRGIAEQTNLLALNAAIEAARAGEQGRGFAVVADEVRNLASKTQQSTEDIQKMIEALQNGVDEAVQSINTGNAATQSTVALSQKTLTALDAISAAAMRVADVAAQTASATEQQSQVAEDVSKNLTILSDHTRGNHECARENGEMATSTMQQATTLSDSVTRFKLD